Within Microcebus murinus isolate Inina chromosome 8, M.murinus_Inina_mat1.0, whole genome shotgun sequence, the genomic segment GAAATAACTTTTATTGGACAAAAATAAGTCCAATCTACAAACTTATTAGGtctatttttctgtgctttttcaaACTACAAAAGCAAAACTTTCAAATCAGAGATATCATAACCCTATTACAGTGTAAGTactagtatttttaaagtttatgacCCAATATATGGTTATGGCTAAAGTATAAGGAAACTTTAAACCATTGTTATATTTACTGCTTGAGTTCTAAAGCCCCTACAATAAAGCTGTCTTGCTTGAATATTAATGTCTTCAATAAATTAATGAGCTGCTTTGTAGTACAAGATAAATATGGTTTCATTTCAAGAATGAATTCGGTCAGAGATAATTCATTGGTACTCTATTAATGATTACTTAAATTTTGCTTTGTAAGAAGTCTTTACATTATGCTTCCTTCCAGATCTATAAAATCCATTTGTATGGCAAAgtctgtaataaatatatatcagcTAGAGAGGACTTTTGAAGGATTTCTTTTCAAACtaccatgtctttaaaaaaaaaaacaaaaaaactacctttttttttttatgttgtccTATGGAAATGTTCTCTAAATTATAGTTATTTGGGTTAGAGTTATTATAAAGATTCTAAATACCTTGATGGCAGTATAATTACTGTagttaatatcttttaaaaattaagagtaatacttaaaatacttcaaaaataattttcaagccTAAACTATATTTTAAGTATTGGTACATACATATActcatacacaaatatatttttaagttataaaataagtttcataattaaaaaacagatttatatataaaaataagtcacGAATTTTGCTTAAATTAACATTCAGGAAATATTTCAGACCATTTATTGATGGATTCTTTGTACCCACATTCCAAATAGATACTTTAGTTCATTAATATACAAAAAGAGATTTCTTACCAACTCTAGCAGCAATGACACCTGCAAACAGCAGACTGACGGAGATTATGGGCACAGGCTTAGGACTGGTCTCTGGAATGATATTAGCAGGATCAGAGCCGTTTGACATGTATATTTCAGTTATAATGGCGGCTTCAGGTATTTTGGTAGGTGTAATTGACTCTGCTTGAATGAACCTTGAACGGATATCTtcaaaaggagaaacagacaagtCCAAGGGGCTTCCAGGCATGAACACGGATATCACACACAAGGTCAAGCATGAAAGCTGTGCCAATCCTGAGATCAGACCAGTCCGAACCAGACCACATTTTCGACGTAGCCAGGTAAAAGCCACAGTTCCCATTATTCCAGTTACAGCTGATGCTCCCATCAAAATGCTGAGGATGGAACCACTCAGCCCCTGAGTGTAGGCGTACCCTGTAGTGATGCAGTCGAAGCCAAGGACAGTCATATAAAGGAAAGCAAGACCCATGCCAGCCAGGAACACTGGCTGGTTGTAGTAGGAGACCCATCCATCTCGGAAGGTGCGGAAGGGCTCAGCCAtctgggaggcacaggtgggCTCTTGCTCATGTTCAAGCTCATGGACATTAGGGTCTTTCTCACCCATTAGATGAGTTCCCTCAAGAGGATTTGGCTCAGTATCTGTTAATAAAAGATACCATTATTTGGAGGGGAGGGAATAGGGGATAAAAGCTTATTATCttagtactttttcttttcctatttccctTCCCCATGGTTACTACTTTACTCCTTGGTTActactttatgtatattttcttttagtaataaTCTAAGAATTCCAGCCAAGTAACAATCTCCAAgtaccatttttattaaataaaatacacttataactttgactcaggCAGTACAAAAgaaatccatgtaaccaaaacatttgtatccccataatattctgaaatttaaaaaaaatactatctctttttttctttctcttagaaaTTACACTCTCACCAAAATAAATAGCAGGAAAAATcatcagataaaatataaaaactgtctGGGAAAACATAGCATCTTATTTCTGGGGCCCTGTTAAAATTCCATTTACCCAGAAGCCCAACTTCTTCTGCTCCTAAGACACACCCACATTCACTTCCTCACTCCCCCCCCACTGCCCTACAAATGTCCATACAACTCGCTCATTATCTACTCCAAGGGATTCTCTTGTTCTCTGTTTTCCCACTGTTCTTCCCACTCCTGTGACTCACCTCTGCCCAGCCATTTCTCATCTGATTGTCCCTCTGTGCCTACTGCTCACATCAAGGAAAAGGGCCAAGGGCCCTGTTCCAACCCCATTAGGTGCAACCCAGAGTTGTTCCCCAGACCCTCAAAAGCTTGGTTTTGCCTCATCTACCAAAGTGATATATTTAATCTCATCCAGGCCTTCACTGGTAATAAAACCtgatattaattcaaaatagttTGATCTTACCAACATTTAAGGTCTGAACATCAGAATAAAAGGACTGATCATTGTGTTCTGTTTACCTTTGTGTACATTCAGCTGTTTCAATTCAGTTTCCTCTACTTTAAGAGCAGCTTTCACAGCTAGAGCAGGAGTTTTCTGGTAAACCTTCCAGAGAAGAAAGTATTCCACACACATGGATACCAAATTCCATCCAGAAATGAAACCACAGCCAATGACTGGGGAGCCAAACGTCATAATCTGGCCGACAACCATGGGGGCCAAGATGTTGGTTAACTGGTCAATCCTTCGAACTGTAGCATTCATGTCTACAGAGATGGGTGGAAAAGGCAGATAAGTGTGCAAACCTATCAAAGAGAGGCCAGCATTTACATAATACAAAGTCATAAACCAAGAGTATAGATTCATAAAATATGAATCTCTGAAAGCACTATGTGAGCAAACTATTTTGTTAGAAAAACAATTGTTTGGATCAGGTCGCACTAAATTTGCCTCAAAAATCATAATTCCCATGGTATTATATAAATTAGTCTAACATCGCTTTTAAAATGAGTGTAAGAGTGActctatattcattttttaacaaatatttgttaaatgcctATTTTAAGCTAGGCACCATTCTTAACAGTTTAAAGACGACAAATAACATCCTTCCCTATCTTCATGGATTTacattttcacagaaaaaaaaagacaataaatcaacaagtatgtgcgtgtgtgtgtcggtctgtctgtgtgtgtgtgtatgtgtgtgtagcaTTTGTCAGATTGTAGCATTTGTTCATTAAATACTATGGTGAAAAATAACGCAGAAAAAGAGCATTGAGAATGCTCAGGAGAAAGTCCTAAATTAGATGAAGTTAGGGAATGACTCAGTGAGAAAAAAGAGAGCATCACAGCAAAGACCTACAGTGGAAGAAGGCAAAGAGTGGGCCGTGTGGATGCCAGTGAAAAGAGAATTCTAGACTCAGGGAAATGCACATGTCCTAGGGAAGGAGGAGCAGGCCCAGGGTGTTAGAGGAACAGCAAAGAGATCAGTAGGACTGGAGCGAAGCAAGGAGGGAAAGGATAGAAGACACAAGATCAGAGAGTGAGGGGAGTCTGGCCCAACCAGATAAGGTCTTATGAACATTACATGGACGTTGACTTTCACATTGAGTCAGGAAGTCTTGGGAAAGTTTTGAACACAGAGGTGGTATActtttgacacatttttaaagattctttttggCTGCTATGTTGAGAAAAGACTACAGAGTGAGAGTAAGGGGGTTCACAGACAAAAACAGAGGCAAGGAGACAACTAAGAGATGATGGTGGGCAGTAACAAGGGACAGTAGTAGTGACAGGAAGTAATAGAATCAGTAGGACTTGCTAACAGATTAGATATGGGATACAAGAGAAAGGGAGGAATCACGTTGGACTCTaaagtgtgtttttgttttttgctgagCAACTGATGGAATAGAGTTACCATTTACTGAAAAACAGACGATTTCAGAAGAATCAGGTTTAGCACAAAAGAACAAGTGTTTGGTTTCAAAGATGTTGATTTTGATAGGCCTACTGAAACTTAAGAGGCCGCATCAGGCAGGCAATTAAATACATTAGGCTGGAGTTTGAGGAAGAAATAGCCAGATTTGGGAGTTATCAGCTGGTTGGTTTTTAAAGCAATGAGACTAGATAAGATCACCATGGGAATGTGTGTAGATTGAGAATAGACATGGTCTGAGAACTGAGCGCTGGGAACACCAATGTTCAGAGGTCAGAAAGGTGAAAAGAAACtagcaaaaaggagaaaagccaGGGGAGTGTGATGTCCTCAAAGCCAAGAGGTAACAATGTTTCAAAGAGGTGACAGTAATCAACTATGTCAAGTGCTGCTGATAAGTCAAGAAAGATGAGCACTGAGAAGAAACCCCAGATTAGTCACATGAAAGATGCTGGGGACCTTGAAAAGAGAAAGGCAGTAATGGCAGTGCCTGATTAAGACTTCAAGGGACACCATTTATATTTTGAGTCACTCCACCTAGAGCACAATGTGAATGTTGTCCCATGGCCCTATGGAAGCAAGGTCCtgactgaagaaagaaattggaaaaagacAACTCTTTTTGATACGTTTTGCTCAacagaagaacaaagaaataGGGTGGTAGAGAGGGAAGTGTGGTAAAgacagggatttttaaaaagagcaaaattaGGGCATGTGTATATGCTGCCTGGAATGATACAGTAGATGAGGTGGGTGGAATCAGAATCTATTGCACATATGGAAGAATTGCTGTTAAACAGGAGCAAACAATGCATCAGTAGTAACAAGTGGAGGCCACATATTTGGCTTCAGGTACAGTTAGGAACAGAGATGTGATGGTGGGATCACATGGAaactctcttttcatttcttccactTTCTCAGAAAAGTACAAAGCAAGGTCATTGGTGAAAGTCAGGATCAGGAAGGAGGACCTGAATGTgtgagggagagggaaaaaaggaaggaatcaGAAAAACAGCACAATCATCTGACAGTATGAAAGCGCCAACGTGATGCCAGGGGTCCTGGACCTTAAGCAACAACACTGAGCAAGACCGTGTGTTTTTCTCCAGCCATGTTCTACTGTATAGAGTTGGATTTAACCACGGTTTTACCACACAAAAGTAACAAAAGGAGAGCAGGGCAAGTGAGCTGAAGGGTATACACTAGTAAGTGATCATATAGTCCTGACTGACCTTGGAATTTAAGCTGAGTCAAAAAGAGACAAGAGAGGGGTCAGGGACAGTGGAGTTAATGACTTGTAGTTACCAACCAGTTTGGAGGATTGTTGAGGCTATGGTAGTGAGGGAGTGGCTGGAATGATAGAAGGTGGTTGTTTAAGATAAGCACGCCTAAAATTGAGATTATGGAAGGGGAAGGTTTAGTGATGATGACAAGGTCTAGAGTTTGACGTGTAAATATACCCGAGTCAGAGTGGAGGACAAGACGGACAAAGAAGAGGAAGTTAAGAAAAtgcccaatacaaagaaatgataaatgtttgaaatgatgatatgctaattaccctgttATATACTGCATGTATTgcaacatcactatgtaccccataaatatgtacaattattatgtatcaataaaaaaaacccaaaaacttaataagaaaaaaagaaaatgatctatTTTCTCATTCCCCATCTCACACGGCACAGTGAAAATTAATGAGACAAGTCTTTAACAATCATTTGGGTCACCTCAAGGGAAGTGCAATACGTGACTAATAAGTAAATTAACAGAAAATTACCTTTATTCCTTCTCTAATTCTTCCTGGTCCTCAATTACTTTCCAATTAGTCCTATGGGTGTATAATGCTTATATGATAACAGGAGAACTTTGATATGTTACCTTTCccttgggaggcaaaggcagctTTCATCGAGCTTGTATTCCACCGTCTTTGCAGAGGCTTCCCTAACTTCCATCTGTCCCTCACTAATAAGTTTCCAGCTAATATGCCAACAGAGAAGTGTGGAACCAATCCAAATAGCTCAATAACTTGAATCCAAAGACCAAGTAACTAAAGGAAATATACACTTGGATCTGAAAGCcccagaacaacaacaaaaaattattttagttaaaatgaTTACTCTTTCAGTTTTCAAGTGCTCATGGAGTTTCCCAATGTCACCAATTTCTATCTTTTATATTATACTGAGGAAGTTAATAATATTTAGGTGTCAGTAAAAATGCTGTATCAGAAAACAGCTTTAATTTTCTGAAGCAGAacgaattaaataattttttaaagacctaaTCATTTTGCTGGTAACAGGCTGGAAAATAGTCTTTGGAATATGCAAACATATGCtctttacaaatttatatttattcttatataaaCTTATCTGTGTTTGAttccaatttaatttttcagCTACAGCTGAGGCACAGAACATGACATTAAATAACTACTTCTATTATAAAGGGTATATTATATCTCATAgaagtacaattttaaaaaaagatttgcttAGCAAATAGCAGCTAGAAGGTTTGTCTACCTCAAAtatgaaatcaatttttaattaatagagcTTAAACATGAAAATTTATCTGCCATACTTGATCAAGCTAACcagtactgattttttttttttccagaatgatgGGCAAGAAAAAATCTCAGCAGATATTATTAAAGAATGATCCTCAAAGgaaatagagaaggaaataaagtaaCAGAGGAAAAGGTCTATAAGATGGAACTGAGTTTCAAACAGGTTAGACTAAGGATCCTGGCACAAGGGAATGTTTTAGTAAAAGACTGTACTAAGTTAATTACCTGGAAAGTACCTAAATTAGTTCATAAATTAGTAGTATTTGTGTGAAAAACAATACCTTTTCTGGAGCTTTCTAGACTGGATATGGTTAACAGCTATATTTCGGCCTGTTACTACTgaattctaaaactttttgaCCTTGCTAGGGAAAATGTCTGCTGTTCTTTACCCTCAGTGACAGAgcttctaattttaaaactatctcTAATAATAGAGACACTGGGATGAGGAAATGGGTGCAATGAACATCCAGCTCCCAGCCTTTACTTTTCACATGCACACCCGTCCCCTGCACCTTTTATACACATACACGCAatacacacacaatgcacacaaTGAAGCCTTCCCAGCCCAGTCCCCTACCTGGCTTTCTAACAGTTTTTGCCAGCAATCTCAAAAATCAGCCTGCATAAACATAAATTATTCCTGACTGGAGTAGGAGTGTCTGTGTGTATAGAGATACACATGGGAACCCAAGGCAGCAGGTAGAATCCCTTCTGGtatattttttccctcccttctatttttcttttaccctcttcctttttctccactCTCCTTTAACTCTGCTATAGCAGATATGGCAGCAAAAATCCATGGTTAGATGCTTGCTGACCTTCAGAACTAGAGAAGTTTATGTGTCCTGTTTTGAAACATGCAGTAGGTTTTCCTAGTCTACTAACCCACACTGCTGGCTGGATGTGAAAAGAGCACCACTTACTAAAAGCTAACTTAGAGGAGATGAGAATTCCACAGacagcttccttccttctctaaaCTTGAGAAACTCCAGAAGGTTAAAAAGCAGACTGGGTAGCCTAGATTCTTCCACTCTGCAATAATTCATAATACAATGAGGGACAGCTGAGAAATGGCCAgtcatatttttgttgttgtttttggacATTACTTCATAGTCAGAAAGATCCTGAATGAATCAGCatttttcttggggaaaaaaatttaaaaaaaaagaaagatcccACAAAGTTATTTGagatctttgtatttattttatacatatatatgtataaaataaatatatatataaaataaatatatatatatataaagttaaagATTCTGAATAACTTTCTCTtctatattttacatactttACACAGTCAAAATGAGtttagttaagaaaataaataagtaaaagaaaataattttacatgcCAACTTTCTCCCTCAAATATattctaacaaatatatatatgatctattttcaaaatatatcctttTGTACTCTTTGGATTTTAAAACATGGACATTTTAcatgcttaaaatgtttttaaaaaaaggaagtaaacaaCAAAGGACAAAAAGCCTTATCTCCCAGTTCAATATGACAAAAAGAGATATGGAATTACTCTTTATAATAAGTGATTATAAGAAGAAAAGTCAGTGAGAACCACTACTTTAGCACCACAGAGAAAGTCCTGCAGTACAGACTCACATGTGCTAAATTCATCCTACACACACAGTCCTCTAAAATCACTGtagtatatttcaattaaaatactGCTACCACAAAATGATGAATCAGgcaaattcttcttcttcttctagaCCTTCCACAGACTTTGCTCTCTTTCAATTACCACCTCCtttctaactttgtttttttttttaatcacatggTCCGGTGAAACAAAACTGTTTGCTAACCCCAGCACGTAATCTCGCCTTCTCTGTCCTAGGATAAGCTATTTAAATCAAGACTGGCTTTCTTGTCTGTCAGGATGGTTGAGCAATGTGTTTGTGATACCCATTATCTCAATAAGTAGCAGAAGTGATTCAGCTGATCTGACAGGTAGGTAGGTGAACCTTTCTTCCTTTACTCTGTGTAATTATCAATCCaatttgtgtctgtgtgtcatATGGGGGGAAGGTAGAGAATATTGAGTGACAGCGTTATTCTGAGCCTAAGCAATGTTGATGGTACAAGACATGTAGCTTTGTACGCATTCCTTACATTTTCTTTGGCCACTTGTTTGTATTTCCAATGAACAACTAAGACTGTAAGCTTCTTAAAAACTGTATTCGGtcctctatttctatttcttcagtaTTTGTAACAGAAATTATATTACATCATACATAATGTAATGAAATTTATAGATTGTAACTTTAAAGTAGAAGGAATTAATTTCTAGAATCTCTCCTACAATTGAGTTGTTTCCATttgctttggagaaaaataatatccATAATATGATTGTTAAGTACCAGTAATAACATGCACAAGTATGGCTGTATGACCAGTAAAATCTCATGTCAGGTTTTCACTATCgtaaatattaagtaaatgttTAGAAACAGTTAAcagaattttctaaaagaaaacaaaaagtttgaaagATGTTCTTCCATTTGCCAAGTTTGCatagaataaaagagaagttAACTACCCTATAAAATAACTTCATAACAGTGAGATAAATCATAGCACTAAAACTgacaataaggcaagaaaaaaaagctaTACTTTCAATTAACTGTTCTTTAAAATACTCCAAACAAAAAATTGACTTACAGTCTCATTTATTACCACTGATCTAAAGTGAATCTTAACATACCCATTTAAttgaaacagaaaaccaaattacCTGCTAGTTTGCTTCTGTCCTCTCCTGCAACAACAACAATCCAATCCCTTTGGATTGTGATTGCAGTAGCAGTACTGGCCAAATTTGCAATATTTGCAATAGTGATGATCAGGATGTAGCAGGAAGTCTAAAGAATTACAACAAAAAATTGAGTTAAAATGTGTTTACACCACTGTACCTACTATACCTCACTATAGAAGGTAGTTTAAAATGGTCTTTAGTGGTATAATAATACAATTTTgattttagtttcatttataagaaattattttactatgtgtatgtaaaataattgtatatatgtaaaaaataaataccagtgGTCAAGTTAAGGGGCATAATGTTGTCCTAATCTATATCAGTTGTAgtacacataatataaaaattataataatcatgTGAACACAGTTACCATAAAGTGTTAACATAGTagtggtttttaatatttctccCACAAATATCTCCTTTGAAAGAATGCTGAAGGAAAACTCAGAAGACCTGTATTTAAGTCAGAGTTCTGACACTTTCTAGGTGCATGACAATGGGCAATCAATTAACCTcacttggttttaattttttcatcaagAA encodes:
- the SLC40A1 gene encoding ferroportin, which translates into the protein MSRARDQNRQGGCCGSLAKYLTSAKFLLYLGHSLSTWGDRMWHFAVSVFLVELYGNNLLLTAVYGLVVAGSVLVLGAIIGDWVDKNARLKVAQTSLVVQNVSVILCGIILMMVFLHKNELLTMYHGWVLTSCYILIITIANIANLASTATAITIQRDWIVVVAGEDRSKLADMNATVRRIDQLTNILAPMVVGQIMTFGSPVIGCGFISGWNLVSMCVEYFLLWKVYQKTPALAVKAALKVEETELKQLNVHKDTEPNPLEGTHLMGEKDPNVHELEHEQEPTCASQMAEPFRTFRDGWVSYYNQPVFLAGMGLAFLYMTVLGFDCITTGYAYTQGLSGSILSILMGASAVTGIMGTVAFTWLRRKCGLVRTGLISGLAQLSCLTLCVISVFMPGSPLDLSVSPFEDIRSRFIQAESITPTKIPEAAIITEIYMSNGSDPANIIPETSPKPVPIISVSLLFAGVIAARVGLWSFDLTVTQLLQENVIESERGIINGVQNSMNYLLDLLHFIMVILAPNPEAFGLLVLISVSFVAMGHVMYFRFAQKTLGNQLFVCCPETKEVRNENQANTSDV